A genomic region of Elusimicrobiota bacterium contains the following coding sequences:
- a CDS encoding MFS transporter, whose translation MKDKTPLLFRNRNLFLVWTGQVLSQAGTRMYQIALMWWILSSAGGGGREVGLFLVTGALPSILFVKRIGRLIDRADSRKVLIKCYLAAFLTIGIVAAALFGSFLRLYMVYVAGFFVALIQAFIDPTLNKMLPEIVAKEDLESAITFQASTQSLSNFGGAVLGAVLIGFLGFPGLALLNSVCYLVSAGFISLILRELKEKTSEPQITGAVAAGRSGWRVLDDKPVLRKILVSFGLINFFVTPTLVVLPLYTKNTLFAGANTLGLLEASLWMGLLSGTLSSKWINSSKGPVKMGALCIFTLGACFFMPGLVINRYFYMLMLFIGCFALGVNNVKFIALFHETVLPEKKGRFFALLQALISFTFPIAYFLFGLLADLFSPPAVCLIQGLGAACLALFLFRLAGPLKKEMEVLT comes from the coding sequence ATGAAAGATAAAACTCCGCTCTTATTCAGGAACAGGAACCTTTTCCTTGTCTGGACCGGCCAGGTGTTGAGCCAGGCGGGGACCAGGATGTATCAGATCGCTCTCATGTGGTGGATACTTTCCTCGGCCGGCGGCGGAGGCCGGGAAGTGGGGTTGTTCCTGGTAACCGGCGCCCTGCCCTCCATACTTTTTGTGAAACGCATCGGCAGGCTGATCGACAGAGCGGACAGCAGGAAGGTCCTGATAAAATGCTACCTCGCCGCTTTTTTGACGATCGGGATTGTGGCGGCCGCCCTGTTCGGTTCTTTCCTTCGCCTGTACATGGTTTATGTCGCCGGCTTTTTTGTAGCCCTCATACAGGCCTTTATAGATCCGACCCTCAACAAAATGCTGCCTGAGATAGTGGCAAAAGAGGACCTTGAGTCGGCGATAACCTTCCAGGCTTCCACGCAGTCCCTTTCAAATTTCGGCGGGGCGGTTCTGGGCGCAGTACTGATAGGCTTCCTGGGCTTTCCGGGTCTGGCGCTGTTAAACTCCGTCTGCTATCTTGTCTCTGCCGGGTTTATCAGCCTCATCCTCCGGGAGCTGAAAGAAAAAACTTCAGAGCCGCAGATTACCGGAGCTGTGGCCGCGGGGAGATCCGGCTGGAGAGTCCTGGACGACAAACCGGTGTTGCGAAAGATACTCGTTTCTTTCGGTTTGATCAATTTTTTTGTCACCCCGACCCTGGTAGTGCTGCCGCTTTATACAAAGAACACTCTATTCGCCGGCGCCAACACCCTGGGCCTGCTGGAAGCTAGTTTATGGATGGGCTTGCTTTCCGGCACGCTTTCATCCAAATGGATAAACTCGTCAAAAGGGCCGGTAAAGATGGGCGCGCTTTGCATCTTCACTCTCGGGGCGTGTTTCTTTATGCCCGGGTTGGTCATTAACCGGTATTTTTACATGCTTATGCTTTTTATCGGCTGTTTCGCGCTGGGCGTAAACAATGTGAAGTTCATCGCCCTTTTCCACGAGACCGTGCTGCCGGAGAAGAAGGGGAGATTTTTCGCCCTTTTGCAGGCGCTGATCAGCTTTACTTTTCCCATCGCATATTTCCTCTTTGGCCTGCTCGCCGATCTCTTTTCCCCGCCCGCGGTATGCCTGATCCAGGGTTTGGGGGCGGCCTGTCTGGCCCTATTCCTGTTCCGGCTCGCGGGGCCTCTTAAAAAAGAAATGGAGGTCCTGACATGA